A genomic region of Micromonospora sp. NBC_01796 contains the following coding sequences:
- a CDS encoding ThuA domain-containing protein translates to MFRSPHRSPRPSAQRRLARLLTGLVAAATATVTALSAAAPPATATPPGPAAANAESTQNGTGARNNGNTRDAAAGQAQAAAAAYSVLVFSKTAGFRHESIPAGITAIQQLGAANDFTVDATEDATAFTDANLARYRAVIWLSTTGDVLDPTQQAAFERFIRAGGGYVGVHAAADTEYDWSWYGNLVGAYFTSHPANQQATVKVEDPAHPSTAALPSRWSRFDEWYNFRTNPRGSAHVLASLDETTYTPGTGAMGADHPTAWCKNYDGGRSWYTGGGHTNESYADPQFRSHLLGGIQTAAGVVGADCGATQTSGFEKVTLDSNTSNPMELDIAPDGRVFYLERDGRLRIIKPDTQTTVTAATLNVFTGNEDGLLGLTLDPNFATNRWVYLYYSPNGGAARNLLSRFTMNGDTLDLASERVVLQVDTQRNTCCHSGGTMTFDSAGNLYLATGDNTNPFESGGFTPIDERSGRQDFDAQRSSGNTNDLRGKVIRIRPEANGTYTVPTGNLFTPGTAQTRPEIYAMGFRNPFRIGVDPRTNVLYVADYGPDGQANADRGPGNTVEWNIVGQAGNYGWPYCVGRNAAYRDYTFPNGPSGAAFNCAAPVNNSPNNTGLTTLPPVVPATVDYDYDANPLFPELGGGGAPMAGPVYRYDPALASSRKWPAYYDGKAIFGEWNQNKLYTMQVTADGKSLVDINQLLTGMSTIRPMDFDFGPDGALYLIEWGSGFGGNNDDSGIYRIDYRSVDPAPIAAATAQPVNGRAPLTVAFSSAGSRDPEGQPITYAWRFGDGGTSTQANPTYTYTTNGNFTAQLTVTDPGGRSAVANVPITVGNTAPVVTLTLPPNGGFFDWGAQVNYAVTVTDPDGGTIDCSRVTLQYLLGHDEHAHPLQQKTGCSGSVQTSLDSGHGGDANIFAVLEATYTDLGGPGGAAPLTGRSLVQLQPKRKQAEYFTGTGRIAGAPTGGTPGVQREATTDPQGGFQNIAFVENGDWWSYTPTNLTGIQSLRLRASSGGTGGTVEVRTGSATGTLLGSVVVPGTGGWQNFTDLTVPLAASATTGPLFFVAKAASGTAAGTSLLNVNWVDFVGAGVGGNTPPQVTAAATPTSGAAPLPVTFTGSATDAEGDTPLTYAWDFGDGGTATTANTTHTYASAGTFTATLTVTDARGARSTATVVITVTGGPAPTGSSNVHLFYYPWYGSPTGPNGGWRHWQQGGRTPPNDVGADFYPTLGAYDSGDPAVLAQHMAWVKQSGANTLVYSWWGQGSYEDNLVTTVMNAAAQQGIKIAWHLEPYSGRTAASTVADINYINTRYGSHPAFYRAADQGNRPAFYVFESLLIPDWSALSQVNANNIILAQTTDTSKIAGFSGMYTYDAIAATTAPGWANASAYAKANNLIWAPSIGPGYIDDRAVPGNTTPTLARNNGATYDQVWNNALGTATGGLPTWVSITSFNEWHEGSTIEPARSTPPSGFNYQTYSGAYGRTGASAETAYLDRTAYWAAEFERLRGGTGGGLVAQPTSVTFGAQNVNTSSAAQAVTVRNTGTTAVALTGVVTGGDFSQTNTCGSSLAPGATCTVNVTFRPTAAGTRTGSLTVTPATGTALTVPLSGTGVNPSSNLAAGRPVTATSANQGYAPGNTVDGNGSSYWESANNAFPQSLTVDLGAAVTVNRAVLKLPPGWGTRNQTLSVLGSTDGTSYSTVLGSASYTFNPASANTVTLNLPAGARRYLRLTFTGNTGWPAAQLSEFEVYAGGGTGGPVLSVSPGTLSFGSRTVGSPSPASAVTVSNSGTAAATITGVTATGDFAQSNTCGSSLAAGVSCTVNVTFTPTATGARTGTLSVASNAPGSPLTVGLSGTGTATNANLAAGRPVTATSTSQNYGAGNTVDGNPSSYWESANNAFPQSLTVDLGSAVTVSRLVLKLPPATDWGTRTQTLSVLGSTNGSTYSTVVGSAGYTFNPASGNTATITFQGTSQRYLRLTFTANTGWPAGQLSEFEAYAS, encoded by the coding sequence ATGTTCCGGTCCCCCCACCGCTCCCCGCGCCCGTCGGCGCAACGAAGACTCGCCCGACTGCTCACCGGGCTCGTCGCCGCGGCGACGGCCACGGTCACCGCGCTCAGCGCGGCGGCCCCGCCCGCCACCGCGACGCCGCCCGGACCAGCCGCCGCGAACGCCGAGAGCACCCAGAACGGTACGGGTGCCCGGAACAACGGGAACACCCGCGACGCCGCAGCCGGGCAGGCCCAGGCCGCCGCGGCGGCGTACTCGGTGCTGGTGTTCTCGAAGACGGCCGGGTTCCGCCACGAGTCGATCCCGGCCGGGATCACCGCCATCCAGCAACTCGGCGCGGCGAACGACTTCACCGTCGACGCGACCGAGGACGCGACCGCGTTCACCGACGCCAACCTGGCCCGCTACCGGGCGGTCATCTGGCTCTCCACCACCGGTGACGTGCTCGACCCGACCCAACAGGCCGCGTTCGAGCGGTTCATCCGGGCCGGCGGCGGTTACGTCGGCGTCCACGCCGCGGCCGACACCGAGTACGACTGGTCCTGGTACGGCAACCTGGTCGGCGCGTACTTCACCAGCCACCCGGCCAACCAGCAGGCCACGGTGAAGGTCGAGGACCCGGCGCACCCGTCCACGGCGGCCCTGCCGTCGCGGTGGAGCCGGTTCGACGAGTGGTACAACTTCCGGACCAACCCGCGGGGTTCGGCGCACGTGCTGGCCAGCCTCGACGAGACCACCTACACCCCCGGTACGGGCGCGATGGGTGCGGACCACCCGACCGCCTGGTGCAAGAACTACGACGGGGGCCGGTCCTGGTACACCGGCGGCGGCCACACCAACGAGTCGTACGCGGATCCGCAGTTCCGGTCCCACCTGCTCGGCGGCATCCAGACGGCGGCCGGGGTGGTCGGTGCCGACTGTGGTGCGACGCAGACCAGCGGTTTCGAGAAGGTGACCCTGGACAGCAATACGAGCAACCCGATGGAGCTGGACATCGCGCCGGACGGCCGGGTCTTCTACCTCGAACGTGACGGCCGGTTGCGGATCATCAAGCCGGACACCCAGACCACCGTCACCGCCGCGACGCTGAACGTCTTCACCGGCAACGAGGACGGGCTGCTCGGTCTCACCCTCGACCCGAACTTCGCCACCAACCGGTGGGTCTACCTGTACTACTCGCCCAACGGTGGGGCGGCGCGCAACCTGCTGTCCCGGTTCACCATGAACGGCGACACCCTCGACCTGGCCAGCGAGCGGGTCGTCCTCCAGGTCGACACCCAGCGCAACACCTGCTGCCACTCCGGCGGCACGATGACCTTCGACAGCGCGGGCAACCTCTACCTCGCCACCGGCGACAACACCAACCCGTTCGAGTCCGGCGGCTTCACGCCCATCGACGAGCGGTCCGGCCGGCAGGACTTCGACGCCCAGCGCAGCTCCGGCAACACCAACGACCTGCGCGGAAAGGTGATCCGGATTCGCCCGGAGGCGAACGGCACCTACACCGTGCCGACCGGCAACCTCTTCACGCCCGGCACCGCGCAGACCCGTCCCGAGATCTACGCGATGGGCTTCCGCAACCCGTTCCGGATCGGCGTCGACCCGAGGACGAACGTGCTCTACGTGGCCGACTACGGCCCCGACGGGCAGGCCAACGCCGACCGGGGACCCGGCAACACGGTGGAGTGGAACATCGTCGGCCAGGCCGGCAACTACGGCTGGCCGTACTGCGTGGGCAGGAACGCGGCCTACCGGGACTACACCTTCCCGAACGGGCCGAGCGGAGCGGCGTTCAACTGCGCCGCGCCGGTCAACAACTCGCCGAACAACACCGGGCTGACCACCCTGCCGCCGGTGGTTCCGGCCACGGTCGACTACGACTACGACGCCAACCCGCTCTTCCCCGAACTCGGCGGGGGTGGCGCCCCGATGGCCGGGCCGGTCTACCGGTACGACCCGGCCCTCGCCTCCAGCCGCAAGTGGCCGGCGTACTACGACGGCAAGGCGATCTTCGGCGAGTGGAACCAGAACAAGCTGTACACAATGCAGGTCACCGCCGACGGGAAGTCGCTGGTGGACATCAACCAGCTGCTGACCGGGATGTCGACGATCCGGCCGATGGACTTCGACTTCGGCCCGGACGGCGCGCTCTACCTGATCGAGTGGGGCAGCGGTTTCGGCGGCAACAACGACGACTCCGGCATCTACCGGATCGACTACCGGTCCGTCGACCCGGCACCCATCGCCGCCGCGACCGCGCAACCGGTCAACGGGCGGGCGCCGCTCACCGTGGCGTTCAGCAGCGCCGGGTCGCGGGACCCGGAGGGACAACCGATCACGTACGCGTGGCGCTTCGGTGACGGAGGCACCTCGACCCAGGCGAACCCGACCTACACGTACACCACCAACGGCAACTTCACCGCCCAGTTGACGGTGACCGATCCCGGTGGCCGCAGCGCGGTGGCGAACGTGCCGATCACGGTCGGCAACACCGCACCCGTGGTGACCCTGACCCTGCCCCCGAACGGCGGGTTCTTCGACTGGGGCGCCCAGGTGAACTACGCGGTGACCGTCACCGACCCCGACGGCGGCACCATCGACTGCTCCCGCGTGACCTTGCAGTACCTGCTCGGGCACGACGAGCACGCGCACCCGTTGCAGCAGAAGACCGGCTGCTCGGGCTCCGTACAGACCTCGCTGGACAGCGGGCACGGCGGTGACGCGAACATCTTCGCCGTACTGGAGGCGACCTACACCGATCTGGGCGGACCCGGCGGGGCCGCGCCGCTGACCGGCCGTTCGCTGGTCCAGTTGCAGCCCAAGCGGAAGCAGGCCGAGTACTTCACCGGCACCGGTCGGATCGCCGGTGCACCCACCGGCGGTACGCCGGGCGTGCAGCGGGAGGCCACCACCGACCCGCAGGGCGGCTTCCAGAACATCGCCTTCGTCGAGAACGGCGACTGGTGGTCGTACACGCCGACCAACCTCACCGGGATCCAGTCGCTGCGGCTGCGGGCGTCCTCCGGTGGCACCGGCGGCACGGTCGAGGTGCGTACCGGTTCGGCCACCGGAACACTGCTCGGCTCGGTGGTCGTACCGGGGACCGGCGGGTGGCAGAACTTCACCGACCTGACCGTACCGCTGGCCGCCAGCGCCACGACCGGGCCGCTGTTCTTCGTGGCGAAGGCCGCGTCGGGCACCGCGGCGGGGACCTCCCTGCTCAACGTCAACTGGGTGGACTTCGTCGGGGCGGGCGTGGGCGGCAACACCCCGCCGCAGGTGACCGCGGCGGCGACACCCACCTCCGGCGCCGCGCCGCTGCCGGTGACCTTCACCGGCAGTGCCACCGACGCCGAGGGCGACACCCCGCTGACGTACGCCTGGGACTTCGGCGACGGCGGTACGGCGACCACCGCCAACACCACCCACACGTACGCCAGCGCCGGCACCTTCACCGCGACGCTGACCGTGACCGACGCGCGTGGTGCCCGGAGCACCGCCACCGTCGTGATCACCGTGACCGGCGGCCCGGCACCCACCGGATCGTCGAACGTGCACCTGTTCTACTACCCCTGGTACGGCAGCCCGACCGGACCCAACGGCGGCTGGCGGCACTGGCAGCAGGGTGGGCGCACCCCGCCGAACGACGTCGGGGCGGACTTCTACCCGACCCTGGGCGCGTACGACTCGGGTGACCCGGCGGTGCTCGCGCAGCACATGGCCTGGGTGAAGCAGTCCGGTGCGAACACGCTCGTCTACTCCTGGTGGGGCCAGGGCTCGTACGAGGACAACCTGGTCACCACCGTGATGAACGCGGCGGCCCAGCAGGGCATCAAGATCGCCTGGCACCTGGAGCCGTACAGCGGTCGCACCGCCGCCTCGACCGTCGCCGACATCAACTACATCAACACCCGGTACGGCAGCCACCCGGCCTTCTACCGGGCAGCGGACCAGGGCAACCGGCCGGCGTTCTACGTCTTCGAGAGCCTGCTCATCCCGGACTGGTCGGCGCTGAGCCAGGTCAACGCGAACAACATCATCCTGGCCCAGACCACCGACACCTCGAAGATCGCCGGCTTCTCCGGCATGTACACCTACGACGCGATCGCCGCGACGACCGCACCCGGCTGGGCCAACGCCAGCGCGTACGCGAAGGCGAACAACCTGATCTGGGCACCGTCGATCGGCCCCGGCTACATCGACGACCGGGCCGTGCCCGGCAACACCACCCCCACCCTGGCCCGCAACAACGGCGCCACCTACGACCAGGTGTGGAACAACGCCCTGGGTACGGCAACCGGTGGCCTGCCCACCTGGGTGTCGATCACCTCGTTCAACGAGTGGCACGAGGGCTCGACCATCGAGCCGGCCCGGAGCACGCCCCCGTCCGGGTTCAACTACCAGACCTACTCCGGCGCGTACGGGCGCACCGGGGCGTCGGCGGAGACGGCGTACCTCGACCGGACCGCGTACTGGGCGGCCGAGTTCGAACGGCTGCGCGGCGGCACCGGCGGTGGACTGGTCGCACAGCCGACCAGCGTCACCTTCGGCGCGCAGAACGTCAACACCAGCAGCGCAGCCCAGGCCGTCACCGTACGCAACACCGGCACCACCGCGGTGGCGCTGACCGGTGTGGTCACCGGCGGTGACTTCAGCCAGACCAACACCTGCGGATCGTCGCTGGCCCCGGGCGCCACCTGCACCGTCAACGTCACGTTCCGACCGACCGCCGCCGGGACCCGCACCGGCTCGTTGACGGTCACCCCGGCGACCGGGACCGCGCTGACCGTGCCGCTGTCCGGCACCGGGGTCAACCCGAGCAGCAACCTGGCCGCCGGTCGCCCGGTCACCGCCACCAGCGCCAACCAAGGGTACGCACCGGGCAACACGGTCGACGGCAACGGGTCGAGCTACTGGGAGAGCGCCAACAACGCGTTCCCGCAGTCGCTGACGGTCGACCTCGGTGCGGCGGTGACGGTCAACCGGGCGGTGCTCAAGCTGCCGCCGGGCTGGGGAACCCGTAACCAGACGTTGTCCGTACTCGGCTCCACGGACGGCACGTCGTACTCGACCGTGCTCGGCTCGGCCAGCTACACCTTCAACCCGGCCAGCGCGAACACGGTCACCCTCAACCTGCCGGCCGGGGCCCGCCGCTACCTGCGGCTGACCTTCACCGGCAACACCGGTTGGCCGGCGGCCCAACTGTCGGAGTTCGAGGTGTACGCCGGCGGCGGCACCGGGGGACCGGTGCTGTCGGTCTCGCCCGGCACCCTGTCGTTCGGCAGCCGTACGGTCGGATCGCCCAGTCCGGCCAGTGCGGTGACGGTCTCCAACTCCGGTACGGCGGCGGCGACCATCACCGGCGTCACCGCCACCGGGGACTTCGCCCAGTCCAACACCTGCGGTTCGAGTCTCGCGGCGGGGGTGTCCTGCACGGTCAACGTGACGTTCACCCCCACCGCCACCGGAGCCCGTACGGGCACCCTGTCGGTGGCCTCGAACGCGCCGGGCAGCCCGCTCACCGTGGGGCTGTCCGGCACCGGCACCGCCACCAACGCCAACCTGGCGGCGGGTCGGCCGGTCACCGCGACCAGCACCAGCCAGAACTACGGTGCCGGCAACACGGTCGACGGCAATCCGTCGAGTTACTGGGAGAGCGCCAACAACGCGTTCCCGCAGTCGCTGACGGTCGACCTCGGCTCGGCGGTGACGGTGTCCCGGCTGGTGCTCAAGCTGCCACCGGCGACGGACTGGGGGACCCGTACCCAGACCCTGTCGGTGCTCGGCTCCACCAACGGGTCGACGTACTCGACCGTCGTGGGCTCGGCCGGCTACACCTTCAACCCGGCCTCCGGTAACACCGCGACGATCACCTTCCAGGGCACGTCACAGCGTTACCTGCGGCTGACCTTCACCGCCAACACGGGTTGGCCCGCCGGCCAACTTTCCGAGTTCGAGGCGTACGCCTCCTGA
- a CDS encoding alpha-amylase family glycosyl hydrolase: MSIRSRTAALLSVMLAMALPAVPASASGKGSGHDPQALHSLRAPVTDESFYFVMADRFANGDPGNDRGGLGDDPLVSGFDPTRTGFYNGGDLKGLLNRIDYIRGLGTSAIWLTPSFKNKAVQLEDGPSAGYHGYWITDFTQIDPHLGSNADLRALVDAAHDREMKVYFDIITNHTADVIGYQQGARMAYTGKDAVPYRTAAGVPFDDRDSAGKPSFPTLSPERSFPYTPVLDPAERDLKVPAWLNDVTLYHNRGDTTFTGEDSYYGDFFGLDDLFTENPRVVDGMIDIYQRWIGDFGIDGFRIDTMKHVNDEFWQRFGPEVLRYAHRQGKSEFFMFGEVFDTTRAFTSQFTTRDRMQAVLDFPFQEAARNFASRGQPTSQLATFFTDDDWYTDRDSNVYQMPTFLGNHDMGRIGSFVAADNPGADDTELLARDRLAHELMYLSRGNPVVYYGDEQGFTGPGGDQAARQTMFASQVPAYLDDDLIGTDATHGQDNFVPGHPLYRSISRLAALTRSHPALRDGTHQHRYATDGPGIYAYSRLDRTEQREYVVATNNSEQPQTAAIPTYLAGHTFTSVYGDGTHRVRTGGDRKLTLTVPPLSTLVYQSTGQLPRSKAAPAISLAAPVPTPETPGRIRIAAELAGSSFNEVTFQARVGKNGRWESIGTDDTVPYRVFHDVSGLAPGTPVQYRAVVLDNNRHTAQTGVRSAVVPPPALTIAAPAESSGVRGRVEVRTTADPDRATHVVGVERRVAGGAWQRIGTDASAPVYTVFDDLTPLNLAADTVVEYRAILTEPNGTRVTSATRRVRAAGPPIPTATLHYLRPAGDYGQWGLHLWGDAVDPATLATIGWDRPLPPTRIENGWAEYDIPLVADTSPVNFIMHLPNGDSVPSTREPGGDRSFVPIDRPQVWIVQGDPTVYSSPPAGR; this comes from the coding sequence ATGTCGATCCGTTCCCGTACCGCCGCGCTGCTGTCGGTGATGCTGGCGATGGCCTTGCCCGCCGTCCCGGCCAGCGCCAGCGGGAAGGGCTCCGGGCACGATCCGCAGGCCCTGCACTCGCTGCGCGCACCGGTCACCGACGAGTCGTTCTACTTCGTGATGGCCGACCGGTTCGCCAACGGTGATCCGGGCAACGACCGGGGCGGCCTCGGCGACGACCCCCTCGTGTCCGGTTTCGACCCGACCCGGACCGGCTTCTACAACGGCGGTGACCTCAAGGGACTGCTGAACCGGATCGACTACATCCGGGGGCTCGGCACCAGTGCGATCTGGCTGACCCCCAGCTTCAAGAACAAGGCCGTCCAGCTCGAGGACGGGCCGTCCGCCGGTTACCACGGTTACTGGATCACCGACTTCACCCAGATCGACCCGCACCTGGGCAGCAACGCGGACCTGCGGGCCCTGGTGGACGCCGCACACGACCGGGAGATGAAGGTCTACTTCGACATCATCACCAACCACACCGCCGACGTCATCGGCTACCAGCAGGGCGCCCGGATGGCGTACACCGGCAAGGACGCGGTGCCGTACCGGACCGCCGCCGGGGTGCCGTTCGACGACCGGGACAGCGCGGGCAAGCCGAGCTTCCCGACGCTGAGCCCGGAGAGGTCGTTCCCGTACACGCCGGTGTTGGATCCGGCCGAGCGGGATCTGAAGGTGCCGGCCTGGCTCAACGACGTCACGCTCTACCACAACCGGGGTGACACGACGTTCACCGGCGAGGACTCGTACTACGGCGACTTCTTCGGGCTGGACGACCTGTTCACCGAGAACCCCCGGGTGGTCGACGGGATGATCGACATCTACCAGCGGTGGATCGGCGACTTCGGCATCGACGGCTTCCGGATCGACACGATGAAGCACGTCAACGACGAGTTCTGGCAACGCTTCGGCCCCGAGGTCCTGCGGTACGCACACCGCCAGGGAAAGTCCGAGTTCTTCATGTTCGGCGAGGTGTTCGACACCACCCGCGCGTTCACCTCGCAGTTCACCACCCGTGACCGAATGCAGGCGGTGCTCGACTTCCCGTTCCAGGAGGCGGCTCGCAACTTCGCCTCACGCGGCCAACCGACCAGCCAGCTCGCCACCTTCTTCACCGACGACGACTGGTACACCGATCGAGATTCGAACGTCTATCAGATGCCGACCTTCCTCGGTAACCACGACATGGGCCGGATCGGCAGCTTCGTCGCCGCGGACAACCCGGGCGCCGACGACACCGAGTTGCTGGCCCGCGACCGGCTGGCGCACGAGCTGATGTACCTGTCCCGGGGCAACCCGGTCGTCTACTACGGCGACGAGCAGGGCTTCACCGGCCCCGGCGGGGACCAGGCCGCCCGGCAGACGATGTTCGCCAGCCAGGTGCCGGCGTACCTCGACGACGACCTGATCGGCACCGACGCCACCCACGGGCAGGACAACTTCGTACCCGGACACCCGCTCTACCGGTCGATCAGCCGGCTCGCCGCGCTCACCCGCAGCCACCCTGCCCTGCGCGACGGCACCCACCAGCACCGCTACGCCACCGACGGTCCGGGCATCTACGCCTACTCCCGGCTCGACCGGACCGAGCAGCGCGAGTACGTGGTCGCGACCAACAACAGCGAGCAGCCGCAGACCGCGGCCATCCCGACCTACCTCGCCGGACACACCTTCACCTCCGTGTACGGCGACGGCACCCACCGCGTACGCACCGGCGGCGACCGGAAACTGACGCTGACCGTGCCGCCGCTGAGCACCCTGGTCTACCAGTCGACCGGACAACTCCCCCGGTCCAAGGCGGCACCCGCGATCTCGCTCGCCGCACCGGTCCCCACCCCCGAGACGCCGGGACGGATCCGGATCGCCGCCGAGTTGGCCGGCTCCTCGTTCAACGAGGTCACCTTCCAGGCCCGGGTCGGCAAAAACGGCCGGTGGGAGTCGATCGGCACCGACGACACCGTCCCGTACCGGGTGTTCCACGACGTGTCCGGGCTGGCTCCGGGCACGCCGGTGCAGTACCGGGCGGTGGTGCTCGACAACAACCGGCACACCGCCCAGACCGGCGTACGTTCCGCCGTGGTTCCGCCGCCCGCGCTGACGATCGCCGCACCGGCGGAGAGCAGTGGCGTACGGGGGCGGGTCGAGGTGCGTACCACCGCGGACCCGGACCGGGCGACGCACGTGGTGGGGGTCGAACGCCGCGTTGCCGGCGGTGCGTGGCAGCGGATCGGCACCGACGCGTCCGCACCGGTCTACACCGTCTTCGACGACCTGACGCCGCTGAACCTGGCCGCCGACACGGTGGTCGAGTACCGGGCGATCCTCACCGAGCCGAACGGGACGCGGGTCACCAGCGCCACCCGGCGGGTACGCGCTGCCGGACCGCCGATCCCCACGGCCACCCTGCACTACCTGCGGCCGGCGGGCGACTACGGCCAGTGGGGGCTGCACCTCTGGGGTGACGCGGTCGACCCGGCGACCCTGGCCACGATCGGCTGGGACCGTCCGCTGCCGCCGACCCGGATCGAGAACGGCTGGGCCGAGTACGACATCCCGCTGGTCGCGGACACCAGTCCGGTCAACTTCATCATGCACCTGCCGAACGGCGACAGCGTGCCGTCGACCCGCGAACCGGGCGGCGACCGCTCGTTCGTGCCGATCGACCGCCCCCAGGTCTGGATCGTCCAGGGCGACCCGACGGTCTACTCCAGCCCACCCGCCGGGCGCTGA
- a CDS encoding pyridoxal phosphate-dependent aminotransferase — MTAFTPSPMSALIDLPVRYDLAESTCPPLNFGDIADAATLAAVPLGYGTSRGDARLRALIAEDTGVDAEQILVTVGAIEAMFLLAQSTCAPDDRVLVATPCFPPARTVPEGLGAQVDLVPLSFDEGYRLPLDRISAQLGPRTRLVSLASPQNPSGVRFTEQELGALLATVRERAPDAVVLVDETYRESTYGDAVTPPSTATLSTQLVTCSSLSKAHGAPGLRVGWLTTTNPALYDQLREAKFLTTIACSTVDEFLAAQVLRQRTEILVPRAKRLREALDELLHWTREQQVELVLPDGGAMCCLRLPKDRFSDDAVRTFYARLAARETRVAPGSWFGEHDRVFRLGFGHLPASDFTAALERLAEALVPSS; from the coding sequence ATGACCGCCTTCACGCCGAGCCCCATGAGCGCTCTGATCGACCTTCCGGTTCGCTATGACCTGGCGGAGAGCACATGTCCGCCGCTGAACTTCGGCGACATCGCCGATGCGGCTACGCTCGCCGCTGTCCCGTTGGGCTACGGCACCTCGCGCGGAGATGCCCGTCTGCGCGCCCTGATCGCCGAGGACACCGGGGTGGATGCCGAGCAGATCCTGGTGACGGTCGGCGCGATCGAAGCGATGTTCCTCCTGGCCCAGTCCACCTGTGCCCCTGACGACCGGGTTCTGGTGGCAACACCGTGCTTTCCGCCGGCTCGAACGGTCCCGGAAGGGCTGGGAGCACAGGTGGACCTGGTGCCCTTGTCGTTCGACGAGGGCTACCGGTTGCCGTTGGACCGGATCTCCGCGCAGCTCGGCCCACGCACACGCCTGGTGTCCCTGGCCTCGCCACAGAACCCGTCCGGTGTGCGATTCACCGAACAGGAGTTGGGCGCGTTGCTCGCGACGGTACGGGAGCGCGCACCGGACGCAGTCGTTCTGGTCGACGAGACCTACCGGGAGTCCACCTACGGCGACGCGGTGACACCGCCCTCGACGGCGACGCTGTCGACGCAACTTGTCACCTGCTCCTCTCTGTCCAAGGCCCACGGCGCGCCCGGCCTACGCGTCGGCTGGTTGACCACGACCAACCCCGCGCTCTACGACCAACTGCGTGAGGCCAAGTTCCTGACCACAATCGCCTGCTCCACCGTCGACGAATTCCTTGCCGCGCAGGTACTTCGGCAGCGGACCGAGATCCTCGTGCCTCGCGCGAAGCGACTCCGGGAGGCGCTCGACGAGCTACTGCACTGGACTCGGGAACAGCAGGTCGAATTGGTCCTCCCGGACGGCGGAGCCATGTGCTGCCTGCGCCTGCCCAAAGACCGGTTCTCCGACGACGCGGTCCGGACCTTCTACGCCCGCCTCGCCGCGCGCGAGACCCGAGTCGCGCCGGGGTCCTGGTTCGGCGAGCATGACCGGGTCTTCCGGCTCGGGTTCGGCCACCTGCCAGCCAGCGACTTCACCGCGGCCCTCGAACGCCTCGCAGAGGCCCTCGTCCCGAGTAGCTGA